The Brachionichthys hirsutus isolate HB-005 chromosome 8, CSIRO-AGI_Bhir_v1, whole genome shotgun sequence genome contains a region encoding:
- the il19l gene encoding interleukin 19 like yields the protein MKMLLTLIVLGGLSALVTGRPLDLDSCTINVHTQELRRHLSIVRSDAVMGDGEIGVKLLDSSLARSTQDGQKCCLIHLVLRFYIERVFNNYAAPQAESQRRCSSLANAFLTIRKDILKCQCNCTEGTQRSVDSLHAAFNRMEIRRAAQKAVGELGTVLEWLERLGSRSLE from the exons ATGAAGATGCTGCTCACCCTCATCGTCCTCGGCGGCCTGTCTGCGCTGGTGACGGGTCGGCCTCTGGACCTGGACAGCTGCACCATCAACGTGCACACGCAGGAGCTACGCAGACACCTCTCCATCGTCCGGTCGGACGCG GTAATGGGAGACGGTGAGATTGGAGTGAAACTTCTAGACAGCTCATTGGCTAGGAGTACTCAG GACGGTCAGAAGTGTTGTTTGATCCATCTCGTGCTACGCTTCTACATCGAGCGGGTGTTCAACAACTACGCCGCCCCGCAGGCGGAGAGCCAGCGCCGCTGCAGCTCGCTGGCCAACGCGTTCCTGACCATCAGGAAGGATATCCTTAAATGC CAGTGTAACTGTACAGAGGGAACCCAAAGAAGCGTCGACTCCCTGCATGCTGCGTTCAATCGG ATGGAAATACGCCGGGCAGCGCAGAAGGCTGTGGGAGAACTGGGCACCGTGCTGGAGTGGCTGGAGCGGCTGGGCAGCCGATCACTCGAATGA
- the il10 gene encoding interleukin-10 produces the protein MRPRSLLLFVLPLVCSVCTVWCGSARGSACTSRCCHFAHNFSSRLKTLRENYAHIRGFYEANDDLDVSLLDQTVEESFKSPFACHAMNNILEFYLDTVLPAAAAAATEDRRDFQPHMESIQLIFDQLKKDVTKCRHYFSCRNQFDILKLNSTYAQLESKGPYEAMSDLDLLFNYIERYLSSARRRSPAAR, from the exons ATGCGTCCCCGGTCTCTCCTCCTGTTCGTCCTCCCGCTCGTGTGTTCGGTGTGCACGGTGTGGTGCGGCTCCGCGCGCGGCTCCGCGTGCACCAGCCGGTGCTGCCATTTCGCGCACAACTTCTCGTCCAGGCTAAAGACGCTCAGAGAAAACTACGCGCACATCCGCGGGTTCTAC GAAGCGAACGATGACCTCGACGTTTCGCTTCTCGACCAGACCGTCGAGGAATCTTTCAAA agcccgTTCGCCTGCCACGCCATGAACAACATCCTGGAGTTTTATCTGGACACGGTTCTGCCCGCGGCCGCGGCCGCAGCGACGGAGGACAGGCGGGACTTCCAGCCTCACATGGAGTCCATCCAGCTGATCTTTGATCAGCTCAAAAAGGACGTCACGAAATGC AGACATTACTTCTCCTGCAGGAATCAGTTCGACATCCTGAAGCTGAACTCGACCTACGCTCAG ctggagAGCAAAGGTCCGTACGAAGCCATGAGCGATCTGGACCTCCTGTTCAACTACATCGAGCGATATCTCAGTTCTGCAAGGCGCCGAAGCCCCGCGGCCCGATGA
- the fmoda gene encoding fibromodulin a: CDCPPFFPAAMYCEGRGLTAVPNIPSHVKYLYLQDNAITAIPDSALSNATNLAWLMMQHNHLTSDAIGRKAFLGLKGLERLYLQHNRLSRIPSSLPRSLRDLRMNHNNIEKVTPADLEGMDDLTILYLHDNAVSEMGRSLAPLKSLTLLDISSNKLTKVPEGLPEHVHQLYLESNAIDSLPESFLSRLSQLQYARMGHNQLTDKGVPTSSLNVTGLVELDLSFNKLERIPRVSATLQHLYLQGNRIKEFTLGSFCSVSDPSSFSDLRTLRLDGNHISRRDVPPESYRCLRLVPSVDI; this comes from the exons TGTGACTGCCCCCCCTTCTTCCCTGCTGCCATGTACtgtgaggggcggggcctgaCAGCCGTGCCAAACATCCCCTCCCATGTGAAATACTTGTACCTCCAGGATAATGCCATCACTGCCATTCCTGACTCGGCTCTGAGCAATGCAACCAATCTGGCGTGGCTCATGATGCAGCACAACCATCTGACGTCTGACGCCATTGGTCGGAAG GCCTTCCTGGGGCTGAAGGGACTCGAGCGTTTATACCTGCAGCACAACCGGCTGAGCCGCATCCCGTCGAGTCTTCCTCGCAGCCTGAGAGACCTGAGAATGAACCACAACAACATTGAGAAG GTAACACCTGCTGACCTGGAGGGAATGGATGACCTCACTATACTGTATCTCCATGACAACGCCGTGTCAGAGATGGGCAGATCGCTGGCGCCACTGAAATCCCTCACATTGCTAGATATTAGCAGCAACAAACTGACAAAG GTCCCAGAAGGACTTCCGGAACACGTGCACCAACTCTACCTGGAGTCCAACGCCATCGATTCTCTCCCAGAGAGCTTCCTGAGCCGCTTGTCTCAgctgcagtacgccaggatgggCCACAACCAGCTGACAGACAAGGGCGTCCCGACCAGCAGCCTCAATGTGACTGGGCTGGTGGAACTGGACCTGAGCTTCAACAAGCTGGAGCGAATCCCCCGAGTCAGCGCCACGTTGCAGCATCTCTACCTGCAAGGCAACCGGATCAAAG AGTTCACGCTGGGAAGCTTCTGCAGCGTCTCGGATCCGAGCAGCTTCTCCGACCTGCGGACGCTGCGTCTGGATGGAAACCACATCAGCCGCCGGGACGTCCCTCCGGAGTCCTACCGGTGCCTGCGCCTGGTTCCCAGCGTGGATATCTGA
- the prelp gene encoding prolargin, producing MKAGRGLVSALALFLLVGAVLPQRIRPKKPTKRPAVTKKPSVIQPAAPEQPEPQEPTDFPPAILGPPSVFPDCPRECLCSPSYPNSLNCENRNIRVIPAIPLRAHYLYLQNNYISEVTAESFLNATEVRWINLANNRIHRIDKQVFEKVPGLLYLYAQENQLKEVPAGLPANLEQLRLSKNRISKIPAGVFNKLGNLTLLDLYNNQLSDSDLTANTFKDLTGLIQLNLARNILSKMPAGVPKGVVQLFLDRNSIDGIPKDYFKDFTHLSFVRLNRNQLSDKGVPKAVFNVSTLLDLQLAHNQLSSVPLFNAHLEHLHLNHNSLERINGTLMCPTSLDAGSRDESLAPRLRYLRLDGNHLSPPIPLEVIMCFRHLRSIVL from the exons ATGAAGGCTGGCCGGGGACTCGTCTCTGCGCTGGCTCTGTTCCTCCTGGTGGGGGCAGTATTACCCCAGAGAATTCGGCCAAAGAAGCCCACAAAGCGCCCAGCCGTCACCAAAAAGCCTTCTGTCATCCAGCCTGCTGCACCAGAACAGCCAGAACCACAAGAGCCTACAGACTTCCCCCCCGCCATCCTAGGCCCGCCCTCCGTGTTTCCCGACTGTCCCAGAGAGTGTCTCTGCTCCCCAAGCTATCCTAATTCCCTCAACTGTGAGAACCGGAACATCCGTGTGATCCCTGCAATCCCACTTAGAGCCCACTACCTGTACTTACAAAACAACTACATCTCAGAGGTGACAGCAGAGTCTTTCCTCAACGCCACGGAGGTCCGCTGGATCAACCTGGCCAATAACCGCATCCATCGAATAGACAAGCAG GTGTTTGAGAAGGTCCCGGGACTGCTGTACCTCTATGCTCAGGAAAACCAGCTGAAAGAGGTTCCAGCAGGTCTCCCAGCCAACCTAGAACAGCTCCGCCTCAGCAAGAACCGCATTTCTAAGATTCCTGCAGGTGTCTTCAACAAGCTGGGGAACCTGACTCTGCTTGACCTGTACAACAACCAG CTGAGTGACAGCGACCTGACAGCAAACACGTTTAAGGACCTGACAGGCCTCATCCAGCTCAATCTGGCTCGCAACATCTTAAGCAAGATGCCTGCCGGGGTGCCCAAGGGCGTCGTCCAACTCTTCCTGGACAGAAACAGTATAGACGGCATCCCAAA AGACTACTTCAAAGACTTCACTCACCTGTCGTTTGTGAGGCTGAATCGTAACCAGCTGAGTGATAAAGGCGTTCCCAAGGCGGTTTTCAACGTGTCCACCCTGTTGGACTTGCAGCTGGCCCACAATCAGCTCTCCTCGGTTCCTCTGTTCAACGCCCACCTGGAGCACCTGCACCTCAACCACAACAGCCTTGAGC GCATCAACGGTACCCTGATGTGTCCCACCAGCCTGGATGCTGGATCTCGGGATGAAAGCCTGGCGCCGAGACTAAG GTACCTGCGTTTGGATGGAAATCACCTGAGCCCACCCATTCCTCTGGAGGTCATCATGTGCTTCAGACATCTGCGCTCCATTGTCTTGTAG